The Calditerrivibrio nitroreducens DSM 19672 genome window below encodes:
- a CDS encoding LPP20 family lipoprotein has protein sequence MNKKITISIIATLFFVSCMAEKTTTKVNQAPASVQQERAKKAFEELDKETGESKPQIDAVEKKLDKPAPKVEKEPAKDELKPKEVIVDKESPNKVVEKKRDSNNYPLKDGKPVWFWEPNYDGYLGGVGIARKNAAPNGYAGQLRLAKTLALAELAKQIRVVINSESTLEKTQSTSNNVVTYYKSKFSSTSRQSAEEIIKDAVIKDEFKDPTNGDLYVWVVIEK, from the coding sequence ATGAATAAAAAAATAACTATTTCAATAATAGCTACACTTTTTTTCGTATCCTGTATGGCAGAAAAAACCACCACAAAGGTAAATCAAGCACCTGCTTCAGTGCAACAGGAAAGAGCCAAAAAAGCATTTGAGGAACTCGATAAAGAAACAGGTGAATCGAAACCACAAATAGATGCAGTGGAAAAAAAATTAGATAAGCCAGCTCCAAAAGTAGAGAAGGAGCCTGCTAAAGATGAATTGAAACCTAAGGAGGTTATAGTAGATAAAGAATCTCCTAATAAAGTGGTTGAGAAGAAAAGAGATTCCAACAACTATCCATTGAAAGATGGAAAGCCAGTATGGTTTTGGGAGCCTAACTACGATGGATACCTTGGTGGTGTTGGTATAGCCAGAAAGAATGCTGCTCCGAATGGTTATGCGGGTCAATTAAGATTGGCCAAAACTCTGGCTCTGGCGGAGCTTGCAAAACAGATCAGAGTTGTAATCAATTCAGAATCAACTCTTGAAAAAACCCAATCCACTTCAAATAACGTCGTTACATATTATAAGTCAAAATTTTCATCCACATCCAGGCAATCGGCAGAAGAAATAATAAAGGATGCGGTAATAAAAGATGAATTCAAAGATCCCACAAATGGTGATCTTTACGTGTGGGTAGTGATAGAAAAATAA
- a CDS encoding aspartate-semialdehyde dehydrogenase — MGNFKFTKKEKYNVAIAGATGAVGETFLQILEERNFPINELRLLASARSVGKTIKFKGEDYKVQELTHDSFKGIDIALFSAGASRSLEFAPSAVKAGALVIDNSSAFRMEKDIPLVVPEVNAAAAFDNNGIIANPNCTTIIMVVALKPLHDYGKIKRVVVSSYQSSSGAGAQAMEELLAQTRAWAKGEPIKVEKFQHQLLFNVIPHIDKFTENGYTKEEMKMFNETRKIMGDDTIKVTATCVRVPVISAHSEAVTIETEKKITAEKARELLSKAPGVQVLDNPEKNEYPMPLFVAGKDDCYVGRIREDITCDNGLTFWVVGDQLRKGAALNAIQIAELFIK; from the coding sequence ATGGGTAATTTCAAATTTACTAAAAAAGAGAAATACAATGTAGCCATAGCTGGAGCTACAGGTGCAGTGGGGGAAACATTTCTTCAGATACTTGAGGAAAGAAATTTTCCCATCAATGAATTAAGATTGCTTGCATCCGCAAGATCTGTAGGTAAAACTATAAAGTTTAAAGGAGAGGATTATAAAGTCCAGGAACTTACTCATGATTCTTTCAAAGGTATCGATATAGCACTATTTTCTGCTGGAGCTTCCAGAAGTCTTGAGTTTGCTCCATCTGCAGTGAAGGCTGGTGCACTTGTGATAGACAATAGTTCAGCTTTTCGTATGGAAAAAGATATTCCTCTCGTTGTTCCGGAGGTAAATGCAGCTGCAGCTTTTGATAACAATGGCATTATTGCAAATCCAAACTGTACTACTATTATAATGGTTGTAGCTCTTAAGCCGCTCCATGACTATGGTAAGATAAAAAGGGTGGTTGTTTCTTCCTATCAATCATCATCCGGAGCTGGAGCTCAGGCAATGGAGGAGCTTCTTGCCCAAACAAGAGCCTGGGCCAAAGGGGAACCTATTAAAGTGGAGAAATTTCAGCATCAGCTACTTTTCAACGTAATTCCACACATAGATAAGTTTACTGAAAACGGATATACAAAAGAAGAGATGAAGATGTTTAATGAAACAAGAAAAATAATGGGGGATGACACCATAAAAGTTACTGCTACATGTGTGAGGGTACCAGTTATATCTGCACATTCTGAAGCTGTAACAATCGAAACCGAAAAGAAGATAACTGCAGAAAAAGCAAGGGAGCTTTTATCCAAGGCTCCTGGTGTTCAGGTACTTGATAATCCAGAAAAAAATGAGTACCCAATGCCTCTTTTTGTTGCTGGAAAAGATGATTGTTATGTGGGTAGAATTAGAGAAGATATTACCTGTGATAATGGGCTGACATTCTGGGTTGTGGGTGATCAACTTAGAAAAGGTGCCGCATTGAATGCTATACAGATAGCTGAGTTGTTCATAAAATAA